ataaagttcaatgtaaaatataaaaatttaatattgtaaaaattatttaataaaaatatcaactttaACGAAGATATCattatatatcaatataaaagttaaatttggttttaatatGGGGAGGGATGAAATTGCTCTAATTTAGAGAAACATTAGGACTAAAATGAgaccaaatacaaataaaagaactaaattgatatttttcacATGACACATGTCACTGTTACTACCACGTCACACTGTCAATGTCAAGTGGCAGGATCTTCATTTGACACATgacaaagtataaaaaaattaaaaaattaaaaagaatttaaaaatatatataaaaaaaacacagatTGACACGTGACATTGAGTTAACGTTAATTCTATATTAATGAAAATGGTCAAATTATTAGAGTTAATTCAGTAGTCTCATCTAGATTGTTATCTTTACGTTACTTACTTTGTAAAACTGTCATATTAACagttaattcattttttctatCTGCTTTGCTTTACCACTGTTGTATAAATATACACACTTATATGTCTTTCAATACAAGTTGCATATTCAGAATATAGCTTCATTCTTTCACTCTCTCCCTCTGATCTCTACACTCCAATAGTGGTATCATAGAGCATAGGTTGCGAAATTGGGAACGGAGGATTGTCTTGGGACGATGCGACTAACCAAGAAATTGTTCGTGTTAGACGTTCTTGAATTTGAATAGCTAGCGATGATGGCTGATCTTTCAACGTTGCAGTACCCGATACTCACAGACAAGAACTGAAGTCGTTGGAGTACACAATGCGGGTGGTATTCCGTGTGCAGAAGGTTAGCAATGTGATTGAAGGAGAATCAATGATTGACTCTTCAGGCAAGGAGAAGTAGaaaaaagaattcaaagaaaaagaCGATAAAGCGTTACTGATAATACATCAATGTGTCGACGATacacactttgaaaaaaatccaaaatgcAACTTCAGCCAAGGAAGCATGGAACATCCTTGTTCGTTGTCACTCTGGAGGAGAAAAAGTCAAGAAAGTTAGGTTACAAACCTTGAGGAAACAGTACGAGCACTTGGAGATGGAAGACAGTGATAAGGTGAGCGAGTTTTAGCCGTGTGTTAACTGTTGCAAACCAGATGAAAGCTTGCGGGGATAAGATTTCATATGTAATGATAATGGAAAAGATCTTGAGATCAATGCCTGCTGCATTTGATCATATCGTTGTAACCATTGAAGAAACCAGATACATGGAGAAACTTAAGATTGAAGAGCTACAAAGCGCATTTGAAGCGTATGAGATGCgacaaaatggaagaaagaaacatGATGATCAAGCCTTAAGAACCCAACATGTTTCTGGTGAGGGAAAGAAAAAGTCGAATAAGTGGAAAAGTAAGGATTTCGGTCagaagaagaaatggaagaaagaaacatatgaacaagaagaaaagagtgatACCTCTAACAAGAAGGGTGtcacaaagaaacaatatacgaaaaaggagaagaaaaacatgGAATGTTTCGTGTGTCACAAGAAAGGTCATCTTTCTTATGAATGTTGGTTCAACAAGGATGCTTAGAACAAGAACGGGAAGAATAAAGAGGCTCATCTTGTTGAAGAAGAATCAGATTATGAACCCTTACTTCTGATGGTTGCGACCAATACTAAGAACGCTGAGACGACAAAGAATATATGGTATGTGGATTCTGGTTGTTCAAACCATATGACATACAACAAAGAATGGATGATGAACCTGGATGAATCCAAGAAAAGTAAAGTAAGAGTGGCTGACAACAACACGCTGAGAGTCAAAGGGATTGGAAGCgtaaaaatcaaaagaaagaaCGGGCTGCATGCAACGCTTGAAAATGTTCTTCTTGTACCAGAGATGAAGTGCAACCTCTTGAGCGTAGGATAACTGATAGAGAAGGGTTACATTGTCATCATGGGAGGCAATGCACAGATGAAGGTATATGACAAAGGTAAAAATTTGATTCTTAAATGTGTAAGATCAGGAAATCGAACTTTTCAGGTTCGTTTGGATGTAGTTGAGACGTTGCAGTGCTTATCTTCTGTAAAAGAAGATGAAACCTGGAAATGGCATCTTAGGTTCGGACACCTAAATTTCAAAGATCTGTAGCAGTTGAGCAGCAAAGAAATGGTATCTGAGTTACCAAGTGTTACTCAAGCACGTAAGGAATGTGAATCTTGCATAGTTGGGAAACAAGCTAGGAGACCGTTCAAGAAACAACTCGAGTCAAGATCAAAGGAACGACTAGAAGTGTTGCACTTAGACGTGTGTGGGCCAATTGAACCTCCAACACTAGCTGTGAACAGATATTTTGTAACGTTTGTTGATGAATTCAGCCGTATGGTATGAGTGTTTTTCATGAGACAGAAGAACGAGGTGTTGGAAATATTCAAACAATTCAAGAAGAATGCAGAGAGAGAAATTGAAAGACGGATTAAGCTACTCAGAACGGATGGTGGGGGAGAATATACTTCACAAGAATTTGAAGCCTTCTGCCAAGATAATGGAATAATTCATGAAGTGATAGCTGCCTATACACCAGAGCACAATGGATTAGTTGAGAGGCGCAACAGAACCATCATGAACATGGCCAGGTGCATGCTCAAGGAGAAGAGTGTGGTTCGTGAATTGTGGGGAGAAGCATTGGCGACAGCTGTTCACATATTAAACAGGTGTCCAACCAAGCGCCTTCCAAACCGTGTACCGTATGCAGCCTGGACAGGTAAGAAAAATTCTATGAAACACTTTAAAATCATTGGTTCATTAGCATTTTGTCATGTAGCAGATCAGGAAAGAGTGAAACTGGACGATAAGGGTGAGGCCATGGTGTTTGTGGGATATCATTCCATAGGATCTTATAGGCTGTTCGACCCAATCAGAAAGAAAATCACAATTAGCATAGATGTAGTCATACTTGAAGATGAAAGCTGGAACTAGAAATACAACCAAACCAGCATGAAGAAGTCAACCACTTCGATGCGTATACCATTGTCAGACGAAGAAGATAGAAATGTGGAGATAGATGAATCTATTCAGAAAGTAGACAACACAAGAATCACAGGGTCAATAAACAATGAAACCGGACCAAGAAGACCTGTGGTACGACCCTCAAGACTCACTGATTATGAAGTGTACTCAGACGTTGGAGTTGATGAAGAGGGAGATATAATACATCTAGCTTTGATTATAGGGAGTGAGCCCATGGATGTCAACGAAGCTCTATCACAACCAGTTCGGAGAGCTGCAATGACTGAAGAACTAAGATCTATCGAGCAAAACAAGACTCGAAAGTTGATGGATTTACCACATGACAAGCAGAGTATAGATGTGAAGTGGATTTTCAAGACAAAAGTAAACCCAGATGGTTCTGTTGAAGCATAAAGCAAGGCTCGTGGCCAAGGGTTTTCTTCATAAAGAGGGTGTAGACTTCATTGAAGTGTTTGCTTTTGTTGCAAGGTTAGAAACAATTCGTATAGTTGTTGCTATAACATGTTTTAACGAATGGAATCTATTTGCTCTTGATGTGAAATCTGCTTTTTTGCATGGCTTTCTTGAAGAAGAGGTGTACATCAAGCAACCTCCGGGGTTCATCAAGAAAGGAAGAGAGCATCAAGTTTATAAACTTGATAAAGCACTCTACAGACAAGCCCCTCGTGCCTGGAATAAGAGGATCAATGCATTCTTTGACAGCAAAGGTTTCGAAAGATGTTCAGTGGAACACAATGTGTATGTGAAGACAAACAAAGATAACAATGTCCTGATCGTGTGTCTCTATGTTGATGATTTGTTGTTGACTGGTTCAAGTTTGAAAGAGATGGAAGAATTTAAACAGCTAATGCAGACAGAGTTTGACATGACGTATATGGGAAAGCTTAGGTATTTCTTGGGGATGGAATTCTCTAAGACTTCTGCAGGGCTGCTGATGCACCAGAGAAAGTATGTAAAAGACATACTAAGTAGATTCATGATGAACAAATGCAATGAAGCAGAAACCCCACTCGAGGTTGGCAAAAAGTTGTGGGTCAATGCAGGGGAAGAAGGTGTAGATGGAACTAGGTATAAGCAAGGATCGTTGAGATTCCTATGTTGGATTATTGAGTCGGTTCATGAGTGATCCTAAGAAAAGCCACATGACTGCTGTAAAATGAATGCTCAGATATATCAAAGGAACTAAAGACTTTGGCATCCTATTTCAGCAAGGACAAAAGCGTGGAGATCTGAAACTGGTTGGCTATACAGATGCAGATTTTGGTGGTGATGAAGAGGAAGAGTACATCCGGAAGCATATTCTTCATTCACGATGCTCCTGTCTCATGGAGTTCCAAAAAGCATAACGTTATAGCATTACCAAGCTACGAGTCAGAATATGTAGCAGGATGTCTTGCTGTGTGTCAAAGCGTGTGACTGAGTGAGATTCTGAGACATTTGAAGGTAGATACTGTGAGATGTGTTGAGCTGAACATGGACAACACATCAACTATCAACCTTGCCAAGAATCCTATCAGCCATGGTCGTAGCAAACACATTGACATCAAGTACCATTTCTTACGCGACATGGTAAACAAAGGAAAGATTGATCTGAAACACTGTAGAACTGAGCTCCAACTTGCAGACATTTTTACAAAGTCTCTCAATCGGGAAAGGTTCAAGTTTCTCAGATCAAGCATTGGAGTGCAGTATCTGAAGACTCCGAATTAAGGGGGTATATTGGAGTTAATTCAGTAGTCTCATCTAACTTGTAATCTTTACGTTAGTTACTTTGTAAAACTGTCATATTAACCGTTAATTCAGTTTTTGTATCTGTTTTTCTTTACCACTGTTGTATAAATATACACACTTATATGTCTTTCAATACCAGTTGCCTATTCAGAATATAGCTTCATTCTTTCACTCTCTTCCTATGATCTCTACACTCCAATACAAATTacatcaaattttcaaaaataataacctAATTGAGACAACTTAAAACGAGATGACCGAATTGAGATTCATATACAAATATAAGAATCATATAAGGGTTTTAACCTAAATCTAATGTGTGAAAGTTGTGTAATGAAATTTAACATGTTATTAGACATTTTggtactatttatatttatagtgaGCTTACCTTGTATCTATCAAGatgatttaattgtttataaaaattcttttgcACATAAACTTAcccttttattaattttaatatttttttgtgtttttgtttgttttattttttttgcgaTTATAGGATATGAGCATATGATGAGTAGATACGAAAGTTTTctgttttatcaattttacaaccacttATTTATAAGTTGTTAAAGATGGGATGTTACACTaacttattttcaaaaacataaatatcttaactaaattgaatatttatatttttgtaaggAATGAAAAAGAGTATTAATAACAAAGttgtgatttaaaaataatatattgtagttttataataaaataaggaggttactaaagaaagaaaaataagatcaaaataaaaaccatttaTAGTATAGATATGAATATTACTTCCTCTACTCTTTTAAACTGTTGAAGTGTTTGTCATTCTAAAACGAAATTTTtgaaacataatatttaattattgaggTGACATGCACATAGGCCTTAGAAGAAGGCACACAAAGTTTGTAACTAGTATCATCATTCTCAAGGACTAAGCATAACCCTTTCATACAACATTGTAATTGACAACATCCAGAATTAGGATATTCATTCATTGTATTGCAGTACCACACTTCTACGCTTCACAATACCCATTCtgctctttctctttcttggtAACCTTCCCATCAAAACCCATCTTCTCATTCACACTCACGTTTTTCTTATTCTAACTTTTTAATGCTTTTTTGGCTTTTGGGGGTTACATTGCAtgctttcaatttaattttcgAATTTTTACTGATTTTCTGCGTCTGACTCTATCTgggttttctttgtttcttattttttgtttttgggttggcgacttttattttatttttttcttttgtcggGTGGTTTTTTGAAGAGTGTTTGGGTTAACTGTTTTGTGGATGATCCCAGGTTGATAGATTGGTGTAAAGAGAGTCATGGGAAGACTATTCTTGATCAATCTGGAAGGAAAGTTCTATTCCTGCAAACACTGCCAAACACATTTTGCTCTTGATGATGACATTATCTCCAAGGTTtttaaatcttttctttctatttttccttCCCTTGAACTTCAATTTGATTTCTTGGTGCCTGTGTACAATTTTTAAGTGACAATTATGGGTTTTTACTAAATAACtagttgatatatatatttatgtaagaTTTTTGTAGTTTGTTCCTTACTGGATGATCATAATGAGAGGAATGTAGTGATTATCCCCCGAGAGGTTGAAAATGGAAGAACATAGTGTGTGGTAAACTCAGGTGGGGTGTGAAAAATATCAGATATCCACGccagttaatatattttatcttgttgGGATTATAAAACAGTGGCATTTCAGAACAGTGTTTGTGTCAAACAATGCTAACACTAAGAATGGCGCTCCTAAACAGTATATTAGGAACACGCACAGCACAATTAAGAATTTCCTTTACAGAATTTTCAAAtactaaacatatttatatatggTTCCAATTTTGAGATACTTGTTGATGTTCTACTTTTAGCCATCTGCGGTACTAGTTCATCAGTGTTTCTTACAAATTTGAGGATGAAGTGTGTGAAAGAAATCTTCAAATAGGCTATATATCTTTAAAGACTTCTAAAATCGACCTTTTGATGGAATTTCCTAATTTAATTCTGCATTTATATTTGAATGATCCAGCTGCTAGTGTCAGGGAACATGGTAAAATCTTTTTGTCATTTGACATCCCTATCTGGACTTGTTTAAACTATGGATTTTGTATCTCAGTGTATTCAAAACTCATAGATCAGTAATTTATTTGCCAAGTATGTTTTGATTTGAATCTATTTAAGAATTGGTATGTGATGCCTTCACATGAAACTTCTAGAGCATTAAGATTATTATCTCCTTGATTCTGCTATACTTTTTGCAAAATCACTTTTATAAGTGAGAGAAGTATTGGGAAAGATTAGAATAGTTGCTGCTCCTGCTTCCCTTTGTTGCCAATGTGTATTTTCTTTTGTCCACTGCCGTGGTCCACTAGTAGTAGTAGTAATTGGTAAACTTGAAGGGAAAAGAGAATTACTTTAGGTTTTCTTACTTACTGCAAGATGATTTCATTGAAAAAGATCAAAgtcatgatatttttttcactCGGGATTTGATTTCTCTACCTGGTATTCTGCATGTTGCTTTGGGAGGTATTCACGTTTGCGcatatgtatttgaattgaatcCTTGATTTTACAGTGCATTTTGCAGACTAAATGTATGATTAAAATTTGGAACTTGTATACATTCTAACCCCCCTTTTTTTCTTAGTCTTTCCATTGCAGGCATGGAAAAGCTTATCTTTTTGATAAAGTGTAAGTGTTACTTGACCTCCTCACTGCCACATTAACATAAGCATTACTTGGTGTGGATGTAGAACCTTCATTCTTGTAGGATTGTTGTGCAATAATGTATATAGCCAATATACTTATGCATAATGGCTCTGGTATCATACCTCCTCTTCTACTGATAAAATTTccttttctataaaaaatttaaagtcaCTTTACTGTGGAATTGGCAATGTTTTTGATACAAACTTATCTTTCCAAATCTTGAATGCAGCAGTACCGCAATTGCACACCagatgaaaattgaaaagttaaGATCAGTGTTAGAAGTTGTTTGTCGTATATGAATGCTTCAAATAACATCTTGTTAATCTATGTTATGGCAGTGTGAATGTGACAATTGGAGAGAAAGAAGAACGGCTGATGATAACTGGATTGCACACTGTTGTTGACTTATTCTGTGTTGTATGTGGTTCCATTGTTGGATGGAAATATGTAAGAACTAGTTTCTAAAGCTCATGTTTTGCTATTTACCTTTTACTTATCAAAATTTTTTGCTCttaatatgttttactttgtttCATTCTAGGAGGCTGCTCATGAGAAGAGTCAGAAGTACAAAGAGGGAAAGTTCATCCTTGAAAGGTAAACAGTTAGTTAATCTATATTCAGGCACACTCTACAACTCTTACCGAAGAGCAGCATGAAAAACTCATGAGAAACAGCATTTAAACTgtgttttttgaaaaaatgattCCTTCTTTAGTTCACATTTTGATGGAAAGTGCTCTATTATTGAGTAGGTATAAGGTCTTGGGACCTGATGGAAGCCTCTATATGGCAGCTCAAGAAGCTCATGCTGCATTAAGTGATGCTgatgatatttgaaaattttctcatTCCATGTTTAAATTGTACATTCTTCCTCAGCTTAGAACTGCTATATTTGCAATGTACATCTCAGAGCTTGTGAAAGTTGTGTTCTATTTGATAGTTAGGCTAACATATCAATGGCTTCTAGCATATTTCTTGGAGGACACGTTTCATAAAAGAGtgatttagttcttttaaaaatttaaagttggtAAAGTATATTTTCTGTATCAGAAATCATGTTTTCTAGAGATGGCTTTTGACCAAGTTTCTCAAAAGACTATTTTCATGAAAAACTTAAGAATCTAACTTTTTATACTTagtacataattttaaaaaaccagAACCCAAATACAAATGATGTCACGGAGAGAaagtaatatttggttttaataattgaatttgtaAAGGATTCAACTGTTAAAACTCTTTTTATAAActctttttatatcatttagTTTACGTGTATTTGTCGTTAGTATTacatattttagttaaataaaatgaaagaaaaagaatgataCAGTGAagaactgttttttttttcctcaacaaAAATTGATGAAACCACGTACTTTGTGAGTTAGAtatagatttttaataaaatacatttattattctGACCTTTTCAACACTTTATTCCTTTGAAGCGATTGTACTGTTCACACAGTATCGCGAGCGAGGAATTAAATTTTTGACGTTGTTCGTTTGCGCTGATTTGCGTTGATTTGTGAAGATGGAAAAGCAACGATTTGCGAGATTTCACTGTTTAAAGCATCCCGTTATTTTGGTAAGATTTGCGATGATTTACACCGAAAAGTCATTTATGTTCCtgtattatttgtaaaattccaatacatttttcatttgagGTAAATCTTTTTCTTGACAGTGAGCAGTTGTGGAAATCTTCATCTCAGGTTTCTTTCAGATTTTGATGTGTTTGTTGCAGGTTGGGGTTAATGGACGAGGAAGAAGATGTTTGATGATGAGGAGGCAACTGGACGAAGATGACGAAAGCTTGAAGCAACGGTTGAAGAAGAGACGTTCATGGTCGTGTATTCGGATCCAGAG
This genomic interval from Vigna radiata var. radiata cultivar VC1973A chromosome 8, Vradiata_ver6, whole genome shotgun sequence contains the following:
- the LOC106770173 gene encoding uncharacterized protein LOC106770173, producing MRVVFRVQKVSNVIEGESMIDSSAKEAWNILVRCHSGGEKVKKVRLQTLRKQYEHLEMEDSDKILRSMPAAFDHIVVTIEETRYMEKLKIEELQSAFEAYEMRQNGRKKHDDQALRTQHVSGEGKKKSNKWKSKDFGQKKKWKKETYEQEEKSDTSNKKGVTKKQYTKKEKKNMECFVCHKKGHLSYECWFNKDA
- the LOC106771477 gene encoding protein yippee-like, whose product is MGRLFLINLEGKFYSCKHCQTHFALDDDIISKSFHCRHGKAYLFDKVVNVTIGEKEERLMITGLHTVVDLFCVVCGSIVGWKYEAAHEKSQKYKEGKFILERYKVLGPDGSLYMAAQEAHAALSDADDI